A single Longimicrobiales bacterium DNA region contains:
- a CDS encoding response regulator transcription factor, translating into MSTNSVRKTPARILVVEDERDIAALVAYHLTKEGYRVRTTEGGQEALEAVSAEKPDLIVLDLMLPGFSGYEVLQELRRRPDMADVPVVVLTARRDEADRVKGLELGADDYVTKPFSPRELVLRVGAVLRRAQSPAVAGGGRTLRAGSITVDLNALSVAVDGAEVELTPTEYRLLVTLLERRGRVQSRQQLLENAWDIHARIETRTVDMHVQRLRTKLGENGSLIETVRGFGYRFRGREDE; encoded by the coding sequence ATGAGTACAAATTCGGTGCGGAAGACACCGGCCAGGATTCTGGTGGTGGAAGACGAGCGGGACATTGCGGCGCTCGTCGCATACCATCTCACCAAGGAAGGGTACCGGGTCCGCACGACGGAGGGCGGGCAGGAGGCACTGGAAGCCGTCAGTGCCGAGAAGCCCGATCTGATCGTGCTGGATCTGATGCTGCCCGGATTCTCCGGCTATGAGGTGTTACAGGAGTTGCGGCGGCGGCCGGACATGGCGGATGTGCCCGTGGTGGTGCTTACGGCGCGTCGCGATGAGGCGGATCGTGTGAAGGGACTGGAGCTCGGCGCCGACGACTACGTGACGAAGCCGTTCAGTCCGCGGGAGCTGGTGCTGCGGGTGGGTGCCGTGCTGAGGCGGGCGCAATCACCCGCAGTGGCCGGTGGCGGGCGGACGCTGCGGGCGGGCAGCATCACGGTGGACCTGAACGCGCTGAGTGTCGCGGTGGATGGCGCCGAGGTGGAGCTCACGCCGACGGAGTACCGGCTGCTCGTGACACTGCTGGAGCGACGCGGGCGGGTGCAGAGCCGGCAGCAGCTGCTGGAAAACGCCTGGGACATTCACGCCCGGATCGAGACGCGCACGGTGGACATGCACGTCCAGCGGCTGCGCACCAAGCTCGGTGAGAATGGCAGCCTGATCGAAACCGTGCGCGGCTTCGGCTACCGGTTCCGCGGCCGCGAGGACGAATGA
- a CDS encoding phosphatase PAP2 family protein produces the protein MNELMVRIHRGDERALFYVVARRYSRMDRAIGRMTHLGGAAFTITAAVAMLAAPSAAWNGAGRRAAFALAGSHLCVQLLKRTISRRRPQLPVGIQSLVEAPDRFSFPSGHAAAAMSVALGAALAVPALTPWLLGLGVMVGLSRCYLGVHYPGDVLAGWILAVSAFVASAWI, from the coding sequence ATGAACGAATTGATGGTCAGAATACATCGGGGGGACGAGCGGGCCCTCTTCTACGTCGTGGCGAGACGGTACAGCCGGATGGATCGCGCCATCGGCCGAATGACTCACCTCGGCGGCGCCGCGTTCACGATCACTGCTGCGGTTGCGATGCTCGCCGCCCCATCAGCGGCCTGGAACGGTGCCGGCCGGCGTGCGGCGTTCGCCCTCGCCGGGTCGCATCTGTGCGTGCAGCTGCTGAAACGGACGATCTCGAGGCGCCGGCCGCAGCTGCCGGTCGGCATCCAGTCGCTGGTCGAGGCCCCCGACCGCTTCAGTTTTCCCAGCGGCCACGCGGCCGCTGCAATGTCAGTCGCGCTCGGTGCCGCGCTGGCCGTTCCAGCGCTCACGCCATGGCTGCTCGGCCTCGGCGTCATGGTCGGCCTGTCCCGCTGCTACCTCGGCGTCCATTACCCGGGCGACGTCCTCGCCGGCTGGATCCTGGCCGTGTCCGCGTTCGTCGCCAGCGCCTGGATCTGA
- a CDS encoding fibronectin type III domain-containing protein yields MMARLKFVPILLAAFVAAGCDDDPTEPAALNAPANVQATSASPTSVTVNFGVVAGASSYVIERAAGSATYTQIGTTTSSPYTDATVQPETSYQYRVAAVSGSRQSSFSAAASVTTPADGPAVATISGDFTANRTLYADTTYTLSGFVHVPAGVTLTIEPGTTIHGDYNTLGSALFVLRGGRIMACGTAAAPIVFTSSRPVGQRQPGDWGGLVIVGNATINRGTGTELEGRAGEITYGGGTNDADNSGELCYVRVEFAGYAISPDNELNAFTFAAVGSGTKLEYLQAMSGLDDHFEWFGGTVDSKYLVSYESGDDHFDASEGYRGRSQFMIAYQSKVLTPRPGAGTVSGDPQGIENDGCAGANCINGQDSQPFTAPLWANFTLIGTGPGFVDATSGGHGMVIRRGAAGYYVNGVVARWPKSALSVRDATTTARVTAGEMLVANVLGVENGSLLHAGQQPYDTTSNSVASAVGSAASLFNLLPSDPTNAAQFDWAPTTMAPQRTGGMSTFPASIAAKAGTFITPTAYRGAADPQGPKWWEGWTIYADN; encoded by the coding sequence ATGATGGCCCGACTGAAGTTCGTACCGATCCTGCTCGCAGCCTTCGTGGCGGCAGGTTGTGACGATGATCCTACCGAACCGGCCGCACTGAACGCCCCTGCCAACGTCCAGGCGACGTCCGCCTCGCCGACCTCGGTGACCGTGAACTTCGGCGTGGTCGCGGGTGCGTCGAGCTACGTTATCGAGCGCGCCGCCGGGTCTGCAACCTACACACAGATCGGCACGACGACGTCGTCGCCGTATACGGATGCGACGGTTCAACCGGAAACGTCGTATCAGTACCGTGTCGCAGCAGTGAGCGGGTCGCGGCAGAGCTCGTTCAGCGCGGCCGCATCGGTCACCACACCTGCGGACGGGCCGGCCGTCGCGACGATCAGCGGGGACTTCACAGCGAACCGGACGCTGTACGCGGACACGACCTACACGCTGAGCGGGTTCGTCCACGTGCCGGCGGGTGTCACGCTGACGATCGAGCCCGGCACCACGATCCACGGCGACTACAACACGCTGGGCTCGGCACTGTTCGTCCTGCGCGGCGGCCGGATCATGGCATGCGGCACGGCGGCCGCGCCGATCGTGTTCACGTCTTCGCGGCCGGTCGGGCAGCGGCAGCCGGGTGACTGGGGCGGCCTCGTGATCGTCGGCAACGCGACGATCAACCGCGGGACCGGCACGGAGCTGGAGGGGCGCGCGGGTGAGATCACATATGGCGGCGGCACGAACGACGCCGACAACAGCGGTGAGCTCTGCTATGTGCGCGTCGAGTTCGCGGGCTATGCGATCTCGCCGGACAACGAGCTGAACGCATTCACGTTCGCGGCGGTCGGCAGCGGCACGAAGCTGGAATACCTCCAGGCGATGTCAGGGCTGGATGACCACTTCGAGTGGTTCGGCGGCACGGTCGACTCGAAGTACCTCGTGTCCTACGAATCCGGCGATGACCACTTCGACGCGTCGGAAGGATATCGCGGCCGGTCCCAGTTCATGATCGCCTACCAGTCGAAGGTGCTCACCCCGCGGCCCGGCGCAGGCACGGTGTCGGGCGACCCGCAGGGCATCGAGAACGACGGCTGTGCGGGCGCCAACTGCATCAATGGCCAGGACTCGCAGCCGTTCACCGCGCCGCTGTGGGCGAACTTCACGCTGATCGGCACCGGTCCCGGGTTCGTCGATGCCACATCCGGCGGCCACGGCATGGTGATCCGGCGCGGCGCGGCCGGCTACTACGTGAACGGTGTCGTCGCCCGCTGGCCGAAGTCGGCGCTCTCCGTGCGTGACGCCACCACGACCGCGCGCGTGACGGCGGGGGAGATGCTCGTGGCGAACGTGCTCGGCGTCGAGAACGGGTCACTGCTCCACGCGGGGCAGCAGCCGTACGACACGACGTCGAACAGCGTGGCCTCGGCGGTCGGATCCGCAGCGAGCCTGTTCAACCTGCTGCCCTCCGATCCCACGAACGCTGCGCAGTTCGACTGGGCGCCCACGACCATGGCCCCGCAGCGCACGGGCGGCATGAGCACGTTCCCGGCAAGCATCGCCGCGAAGGCCGGCACGTTCATCACACCGACCGCGTATCGCGGCGCGGCTGACCCGCAGGGTCCGAAGTGGTGGGAGGGCTGGACGATCTACGCCGACAACTGA